In Bos taurus isolate L1 Dominette 01449 registration number 42190680 breed Hereford chromosome 13, ARS-UCD2.0, whole genome shotgun sequence, the DNA window GGTATTGGGCTGGCGGAATTGCTGGGTCTTTACCAGCAGGCTGGGCAGGCTGGTAGGAGCTGGCTTGGCTCCCACAGGACAGCAATGGGGGAAGGtgagggagaagggaaggctgtGCACTGCTCACTCTTCCCAGAATTTGGCTATGACAGCAGTTCCAGAGGAAATGGAACAAGCTTCAGCGTGAACCCAAATAACAGCTGAATTTGGACAAATTCTAAGCAGAATCTGCCAGTTTGGGGAGTTGCCTTTTCCTGCTCTGTGATTTTCCAGCTAGAAGAGGCATGGTTAGACAGTTTGGGGCACTCCTCCTAGATGGGGCTCGAGTTAAAGCCGGTTTTCCTACCCTGCCTGTGCTAATGAGGTGTTGGGGTGGTGGCAGGAATGAGGCTGAGTTGAAAGAAAAGCCCAAATCGCTTGCTGGCTGTACTTAGGCTCCCGTAGGCACGCCCTGAGGTCTGTGAACGCACTCGCCTGGGACAGTGCCTCACCACGTACGTAATGGTGTtcttcactcagtcgtgtccaacttttttgcgaccccatggactgtagcccgccaggctcctctgtacatgggattctccaggaatactagagtgggttgccattccgttctccaggggactttcctaacccagggattgaacccaggtctcttgcattgcaggcagactcttgaccttctgaaccactagggaagatACGTAGTAGAAAACCTAAGGACTCAGGAGAACCACGCAGTGTCTTTGCAGAGATGAACATGCATCAGAGCGTGAGTGGCCGGCACCCTCTCCTTCACCCTCTGATGCTTGTTACCCTCCCTCCAGGTGGATGCTCGCAACATCGATGGCAGCACCCCGCTCTGTGATGCCTGTGCCTCAGGCAGTGTCGAGTGCGTGAAGCTCCTGCTCTCCTACGGGGCCAAGGTCAACCCACCCCTGTACACAGCATCCCCGCTGCACGAGGCCTGCATGAGCGGTGAGTTGGCAGAGGCCTAGATGCCAGGGAGGCTGTCCGATGGCTGGTGAAGCTGTGGAGTCCGGTGCTTTTCCTCCTGGAGATGCAATGCTTGCCTGGACTGAAGGCAGGGTTCTAGTCAGTCAGCATCTTTCAGATGCTCACCCAGGAGTCAGGTGCCCCCTGCAGCCACTCACCTCATGGGCTGCCCTGAGAGTTCCTGATCTGGCAGGAAGAGGAGGCCCAGAGGCATCCTCGAGGCAGATGCTCTCAGAGGAGCTGGGCGCTTGTGGTTTTCAGCTGCCCTGGATTTCAGAGGGTGGGAGGACATGGCTGCTCCAGTCTCACTGGGTCAGACACGCCCAGGAGAGGACCTATGACAGGCAGAACTGGAAATTTAGGGTGAGACCAGCGGGCCAGAAATATTTGAGAGGCTAGACTAGGCAGTTTGGATTCCACTGTTTAGAGCAAAGTTTGCACGCCTGTCTTGGGCTTTGGCGGGTGCAATGCTCTGGCTCGCTGTGCTTGTTGGGACCTGGGCTCTCCTAtggctcccctgtctctgctgCCTGCACCCCGAATCCCACGCCAAGTCACCTTTGTCAATGGGGACCGCTTCAGGCAGCTCTGAAGGTTTTTGAGCGGATGCTGAATGCTAGGAACACATTTTTGAAAGATTCGTTTAGCAGCCACCCATCCATGCACAGCATGGGGAAGAGAAGTGTTTTTATTCCTTCACTCATCTTAGGTTCACTGGCAGCGTCCTGCCAATAGGATGGACAAGGGACAAGGGACGGATTAAGAAGAGAAAACCAAGCAGAAGTTAGTGTGTGCATTGCACATACACACAGGAGAGCTCAGGCAGAGGGTGGTTAGATTTGATGTAGGGGAGAGGACAGCCAAGGTCCAGGTCGGCTCAGGGTGAGGAGGATGCTGGCTGGGGAGTGGAGAGGACCTGGTCATGGGGGACAAGTCCACATGAAAATGGCCACAGCCTGGTGGTGGAGGGGGAGCAGGCGTGATCAAGAAATGAGAGAGGATGGAGTCTGGGATGGATGGAGCCCCACCTAAGCTCAACCCCAAACTTGAGTTAAAGATGCTGGAGAAAAGCCAGGAAAGAGGCCAGAAAGGTGTCAGCTGGGAGGGGCCAGGGAACCCCTGAGGTAGGAAAGTTTAGGGAAGTTCATCCAGGCAGCTTTGTGTTTCAGATACAGCTTGGGGAACAACCAGAGGTGGGGAGACCCTTCTCTCCACCAGGGCCGGGGAGCTTTGTTTCACAGCTGGTGACCCAAACTTTGTGTTCTCCCAGTGCTGGGTATAGATCCGTGCAGCTCTCCCCTTGTCCCCTTGCCTGGCGGGCTTTGGGGGATGGTGGGCGAGCTCCCCAGGGAAGGACGCCCACCCTATGCTCCCATGGGTTGCAGCCCACATCCCCTGTCTCCTGCTGCCGCCAAGCTCGCTCCAGCCACGCCTGTTACTTCAAATACACAAGGCTTTTccctctgcttctgtttcttttaagGAAGTTCCGAGTGTGTGAGGCTTCTGATTGATGTTGGGGCCAACCTGGAAGCGCACGACTGCCACTTTGGGACCCCTCTGCACGTTGCATGCGCCCGCGAGCATCTGGACTGCGTCAAAGTGCTGCTCAATGCGGGTGCGTAGTCTTTGtcgcccccccacccctccaccccagccccGGGCTCAGCACAACAGCGTTTCCACCTGCGCCGCCTGCTGCTGCAGAGATTGACTCTGTTTCTGGGAAGGGGCTGATGCTTTCATGTCCCGTGTTCCTTGGAGATTTTTGACCCTACTCCTGACCCCTACAGGGGCAAACGTGAACGCGGCGAAGCTCCACGAGACGGCACTGCACCACGCAGCCAAGGTGAAGAACGTGGACCTCATCGAGATGCTCATCCAGTTTGGAGGCAACATCTACGCGCGCGACAACCGGGGGCGGAAGCCGTCGGACTACACGTGGGCCAGCAGTGCCCCCGCCAGGTGCCTGGAGCACTATGAGAGTGAGTGTGTGCGCAGTGGCTCCTGGCGCCGCGTATGCGCGCGCTGGGGTTGTGGGGACCGCTTGTGGGAGCCTCTGGGATGATCATGATCAGTCATCCCTTTATTCAGACGGGTCCCTGCGATGATGCAGATACAGGCCGGAATCTTCAGCTGACAGGACAAACCACCAGCTAAGAAAAGGCCTCGTCTCTGGGGACACATTTTTAAGAGTTTACATGGAATTGCAGTCACAAGAGGCTTTCAAATaccaattggaaaaaaaaaaaacccattgatTAAACATTTTGCCAACCTGACCCAACCAAAGTCCATCATGGATTGAGAGGCAAATACTATCTACATCTGTCCAGAAAACATTTTCTAGAAGGTGTTTTCTCTTGCTGCATCTAAATAATTTAGGAGGAAGTAACTGGGAAAAGGAATGTCACcagtaattcatttttctttcaaagaggttTTTCTTTCCTAACATTTCTTAAGTAGAGAATACTCTCTTTGGTTAATATATATGGATATTTTGATCAAACACTCATGGTCCTAAAGGCAGCCGTTGGGGCCAGGCTCTGCTCTGTACACGTTCCTATGGCCCAATGGTCAGGGGCCTCCAGGCATGTTCCTTCTTTGGCCCTGGTGTGTGTCCCTCATGAGCTGTAGCTCCAGGCTTCATCTTCAGGCCTGCGGTCCTGACCCTTTGTCCTGTGGGTCAGTTCTTCATGGGTCCCTGTGGCTGCAGTGCTCCAGAGCAGAGCCCCTGGGGCTTGGAACTGCAGGGGTGGGCAGCCAGCACTGGCTGCCTGAACCCTTGCCCTATCCTCATCTGTCTGGAAGTTTGACAAACAAGCCTACTGGCTGCAGATTTGTGCTTTGCTGATGAATCCATGTGCTCAGTTATAACATTATggcgccaaaaaaaaaaaaaaaaacccacaaaagccaaaaaaaatccccccaaaaCCCAAAGCCCACAAGATGAAACCCCAGGGGCCATCAGCTGAATTCTATTTCCTGATCTTCTGTCCTGGGTCCCAGTCCCTGGTTGTCCTTCCTGGCCGCCTTCTGGAGAGGGTACACAGGGCTCATCATCTTTGCAGGACAGGGGAGGTGTCTGCAGTTCTGTCCTGGCTCTTGTTACGCTGAAGGATGCTGCACTCCTTCCTCAAGCTGACTCACGTACATTCTGTCCCTTTCTGCAGAGACCCCTCTTAGCCTGTCTCAGCTCTGCAGGGTGAGCCTGAGGCGGGCGGCTGGCGTCAGGGGGCTGGAGAAGATTGCCAGACTGGACATCCCTCCCCGGCTCATCGACTTCCTCTCCTACAACTGAGCTTCAGGCGCGAGGTCCAGGCAGCCAGTGACTCAGGGCCGACGGGGGCTTTCTGCCCTCGACGTCAGAAACTGTGGTGCTGCTGTGGGAGCAGCACCCCGAGTCCCTCCGGACCATCCTGTTTCGTCTTCTGTGCAGACCCTTGGCGGATATTTCTAAGGCCCTGGGAAAGGCCTGGGGCTGGCCCTCCCTGGACTTCAGTCCAGCTGGCTCCAACTTCCTCCCAGCCGTGCTGGTTTCTCTCTTCATGACCTTCCTCGGAGGGATTTTCAGGACAGACTCTCCAGAAGCATGGGGGGgccaggtggggctggggggccaGGGCTCTGATTCCATTTACACACACCTGGGAGGCACCACCCCTGATTCCTTCAGTGCCGGGTGGCCCTGGATGTGCAAAGGGAGCAGCCTGCACTGTAGGGGGCGGGCCCCTGGGAGTGGGTCCCGGCCAGGCCCAGGACGGCGCTTTGGGGACAGCCTGCCCCCTTGGGTGCTTTTTTCTGGAGCCACTGTTGGCACCTTGTGAGAATCACCTGTGCCCAGGTGTGCCCATCGCTCAGGGGGCTTTATACAGGTCTCAGTGGGAAAGTATCAGGCTTCCTATTCCCACAGTGTTTCTTAAGAAGTTTTTCTCCAGTCTGAGGTCTCAGCTCTTTCAAAAAGTGTATGCTGGTGATGAAAGCTTTTAGACACATGCGCTGTAGCACTTAGGTTTCGTTAACAAGTCTGTAAAGCAACAGGTAACAGGAAGGCGTCTTAGCACATCCTTCCTGGGTTAGTGATTTCCAATGTGAAGCACCGCTGGGAAACTCTTTAGAGACTGTTTTTCATCTTTCTACAGCTGCTAAATGAATTCTTTGCCCACCCCAAGTTTTGCTAATTTCCTGAAGCTCTGCAGTTGGCAGAAGAGGTCGAATCACCCTCTGCCAGGTCGAGCGTGGATTCATGCATTTTTTGTGGACACTTAAGGAACATCTGAGCTTCAGGCACTGCCCTGGTGCTGTGAGCTGGCCAGGAATCAGACTCGTCATCCAGTCACGGCGAGAAAGTGTTGCACAGTCTGTTTTTAGTAATAGAAAGAAGCAAGTAATTCTACATTATAAACCATGAGGTGACATGACATAGTATGTTCAAACTGCATCTGTCTGCTTAAGATTCTGTATCATAATTTAAAATCTCAGGGGTTAAACTACAGGACGTTTGTATAAGTAGTTGAGGTCTATATGGTTTGGGGGGCAATGGAGAAAGTACCCCTTGTGAACTCTCTTGTGGGTCAGGCCTCAAGCCAGTGTCTCCAGAAATGTTCACCTCACCAGGTTCCTCCGGAGACTGTGGGGGGAAGAATGAGCCTGGTGGGTCAAGGTCACGCCAGCTGTGCTCACGACCAGGGGCACCTCTTGGCAGGGCTACATGGGTGGGGCCCATATGTGGTGGAAAGTTCTGTGCTGGCAGCTGTGGGTATTTTCTGCTCCACTGCTCAGGCTGTTAGGATGGTGCTTCCTCGTACGAGGAGATAAGAGCCACTCCCATTTGCTGCAGGTGTAGATATGTGTTCTGGGTCAATCAGTGTATCCGTGTGCACtaatcacacacagacacaaaaaagcGCCAGGTTCTGCCCTCATCTTTGCAACAGGAACTTGCCTCTGTCTGTGAAAGCTGCTAACGTTTCCACATGTGGGACACCAGGGGCAGAGTCTGGTTCCTGCATTCACTGCTCAATAAAATTGGTCGGGGTGAGTCCATCCTTTTGTGCACATGGCCCTTTTCTTATTGGGGGCGGGCAGAAGCACAG includes these proteins:
- the ASB13 gene encoding ankyrin repeat and SOCS box protein 13, which produces MEPRASDSSFLGDVGFWVERTPVHEAAQRGETRQLQQLIESGACVNQVTVDSITPLHAASLQGQVQCVQLLLAAGAQVDARNIDGSTPLCDACASGSVECVKLLLSYGAKVNPPLYTASPLHEACMSGSSECVRLLIDVGANLEAHDCHFGTPLHVACAREHLDCVKVLLNAGANVNAAKLHETALHHAAKVKNVDLIEMLIQFGGNIYARDNRGRKPSDYTWASSAPARCLEHYEKTPLSLSQLCRVSLRRAAGVRGLEKIARLDIPPRLIDFLSYN